From Juglans regia cultivar Chandler chromosome 9, Walnut 2.0, whole genome shotgun sequence:
AGCCATTTGGGCGCAAATCAGTGTCCCTGAAAAAATTTCCCTGGCATTCTGAAGTGCAAAGACGCAGGCTTTGTCCCATCAAGATTCAAGATAAAATATTCCAGTTTTACTATCCCTCCCCAGGTTGGCATGCGCATCCAACAGGTTTATGTAATTTGTTGAACATTATTAACAGAGAATGTGATTTAGAACAAACTACAATCGTGAATCAAAACTAGAACGATTCCCATGTCTGATGTCAAGTTCCTTTCCAACTGGTCCAGCGCAAGCTTTAAGGCAATGAGAAGTTGCTGCTCTGCTTTTAAAATTTTGTCATTTGGGTATGAAAAGAACACTTTATCTAAAGGAAAAAGTGGGAATAATAATGATGTTAATGCCCCAGAAGCAATGAATTTTAAGAAAGGAAGAGTAGTACAGGAATTAAGCATTTCTAATTCTTTTGCATATCATGATTCATGGCATATATGTGGAGAATTTTACAAGGATCTCTTCAATACAGGAAGCCAACATGGGCACTGATACACGAGCAAAGCAAAAGCAGAAGGGAAAGCATTTGTAAGATCGTCAAAGAAACTTAAGCAAACATACGAGCCCCAGATCCCATTCACTTCCTTAGAATTTAACAAGTTTGAAGGGAACATATTACCGGAATGCAATCTGTGCTCAGTTTCCAATATGCTCATACTCCAACGTAGCCCCTGCAACTTCAGAGCACTGAAAACCAATCAAACCTCATTCAAATATGTCCCTTAATGCAGAAAGAATCAAGCAGCAGAGGAAGCAACAAGCAAGTCACAGCTCCATTCAACAAGGTAATTGCAACTCAACAGAGTTTTTGCAAAACTAATCATACTTCTCTCTCCATGAGTACATGAGAAAAAACACCCAAGAAAGCGCCAGTGCAATATCCCCAACAACCTGCCTCGGCCAATCACGAGCGAGATCCTCGAGCTTCCTCTCAAAGTACACTCTCCAAACGGCCATGGAAATGTGAAGAAGCACACACCCCTTAGCAAAGAAGCTCTGGAATTCCCTGTCCTTAACAAAAGACACCATGAACAGAAGCAACCCAATGGTAAATAAAAGCAAGCCCGAGAAGGAATCTGAGGTCCGAATCAATAACTGATCCTGGGGCGTGGATCCTTGAAGCTTACGTGCAATCTCAGAGCCATGGCCAAACACAGAGACCTCATTGGAGTAAAACATCATTAAAGCTCCGCAAGTCAGAGCTATCAAAGAATGGGGAATACATATAAGAAAAAACCCAGATGATCCCATGATTCTATTgaattttcttctcctccaataAGTTCAACTCTactataaattcaaaaatgGTTCAACAGAAACAGCACAATCTTTTcgttttcttctcctccaataAGTTAAACTctattataactttaaaaatggTTCAACAGCAACAGCACAATCTTTTCGAACCACTTTCAATGAACAAGCCGCACTCTTTACTGGGATGTATATAGATATCGAAAGATGCGATCGTTCATCAAGATCAATCCTTCCCCCAAAAGTCTCGTTGGAAATTTCTGGGAGATCAGAGTGAGCTATTTGATTAGAACCCAATGTTAGGTTTCACTGTACAGCTCTAAAAACCCAGATGAACCCATGGAACGAAACCATTATGGAGTTTCAGATCAATTTCAGAGCTGAACCAAGAACCATGACTGAAACAAGAAAGCATACGCAAACCCTAACCATGATATCCAATGCttaacacaaacaaacaaaacggcCCAGCGATATAAACTATacaaaagagagagacaaaagAAAACCTTGGATCCAAAATTCTAACCCTGAACCAAAAGGCTGAGGCATTGAAGGGGGATTAAACTGAAAAGGGTTTTCTATAAGTAGGGAGAAGGAGGAGAAAGAGCAGATACAGCGGTTGGAATAGGCTTAGTGACCTGTTAGGTCAGCAACAGCAATTCATGTTTGGAGGTTTTATTTATAGGTGGTGTTTGGGATATGGCTATTGGAGATAGATGGCAGATGCCTTTGAATGGCATAGAGATAACTTCCTTCACCGGACACCCCAATACATGCAGAAAATGCCATGCTTTTCTGGTCAATCCCTTCCTTCTTCTGCAAAGCAATTGAACATTGTGGGTCACAGACTCATTACTTTGGTTTTTGGATTCATGGTTGGCCATTTGTTATCAGCTGATGAGGAAGGTCATATCTTTTTGGTGACTACAGATCAAGTTCTCAAATCTGTCAATTCCAAATTTAACTACTGCTTTTTTAGCAATTTACACATTTGACCGTTAAGATTCATGAGAATATATGATACAAACTACGATCGTAACTATCGTATCATAATTAAAGATGTAAATCgtcataaaaatgataatttgaagtataaattgggaaaaaatgactatttgagagtgaaaaatttatttttatgaactcaTTCATTATATTTCATGTCTTAAATGGGGGGCAAAGGGTTTTGATTCTTGCTTTTCCTGCCTGACTGACTCAAAGGTCATTAATTTTGCAGCTTGACCAGCACCCAGCATAGGAAATGGGCCATATGGGAGAGCTGATTTCAGATCTACATCTCACTTCATTCATTGCAAGAGATCATTTTTAGTGTCTTGACATGGAATTGCAAATCGGACACTCAGACGAACAAAATCTGCAGAGAGAGAATCGCTTTTGGTCATGAATTCTATCTATTATGCTCCCCATGTTAAACTTATGTGTACATTGGAAGGCATCAAAGAAAGCGTAAGAAACAATGCGATCGTGTCTTGAAGTCAGTCCTTTTAACTTTGATCTGTAATTGGGAGACGCAAAACAATAAAGGGATATTTAAAATCTTACAAACTAGCTGTATTGTTTTGTACTGTACACCAAACCAATGACAGCTCTCTTATTAATATCCTACAAGTTGAGATCTCTAAAGAGGGGGGGCTGGGCCATCATTGCAGACTCTCCCGTACAGCTGTTAGGGATGGACTATGGAGGGTTCTTCTGAGAACATAAATTAACTTTTATGCACTGAGCTACCCTGAGTCGTGTGCATGTAAGAAATGGAAGTGGCAAACGTGGGCACCATAAGGTTGCATTTAGTTTGAAATAGTATTAAAATGTGCAAGAAGAATGTTATCTTTCATTCAGCTGATATGACACATTTTAAAGCGTCTTAATTGAGAAGTCactaaatatatcacattaacaAGATGTATAACTGGAGACGGTAAAATTCAATAtgacaacatttttcaaaatcaatcctTCTTAGAAAAGTGCTATTCACTTGTCGAGAAGGGTCTCCTCATTTTTAAGCCATTCTGCAGGCTCTTGCCATTTTGATGTTAAGAGTAATGGtttttctcataaaattttcaaccaCAATAGTTTTCAGAAGGCCTTTATCTCCATTATCACTATCAAAACGACAATTATCATTTCTAtctgattttagaatttaaatcaaGGTCTTAGACTATAAAACAGTAACCACTGTATGTTTGCAACCACGACCTTCCCCAACTTCATTTATATTGCATGCATCCAGCAAGTATGTTTCTGGATCCTAAACAAAGTCAGGGTTAGAAAATAATCAGGTGTTCGGCAAGTTTACAGTACCCTGAACATGCTAGAACCATCTTCTCTTTACCCCACTTATAAAAGCCCTGAACATAGAAACTACTTGTGATATAGATAACTGAAATCTCCAAGTTCAAGGAGACATGGGACTAAAAGCATCCGTATTcagaaagaaaatgaacattAATTAGTAAGGGAgtggaatctttttttttttttttaaaagtctgGCCTTTTCCATCTAGCATGGCAGCAAAGCACAACTAGTAAATGAAAACGAAACCTCCAAAAACTATGATATAAACATGTAACTTAACAACACGGGGAAAACTTGGTAGTGTAGAAGGTATGAAAATGACAGCAGCATCAACGGAACTTATTTGGAGTGAAGgtatttacaacaaaaatcgaTGGTTAACCTTTTTACTTaccaaaaataacattttctgaaacaaaaattagagCAATGTTTGTCCTTGTGGCCATCCTGCTTGAAGCCACATCCTCACAACCCGTGCCGTATAATTtgaacaaagagaaaaaaattctttactTCCCACCTCCCttccaagaaaatgaaaacctaGAATGGATTGTTGTCTCTATGACCAGCAACAACTTTACGATGACGCTTTTGACCAGATTTCCTATCTCCTCTTCGCCTAATAATCTTCTTCATAGGAGGCCTTACCATTGGATTATAGACAGGCAAAGCGGCTGGAGAATGGATTATCCGACCAACTGGAGGAGGCATTTGCTCCAATAAATCTCTGTGGTATGCCtgtatattaaaaattttgcaCTCAGAATATAATCTTAGTGTTTTTTTCATATGATCCTCTGAAGTACCTTTTTGCttttagctttttcttttttccattccTAAAACAATATGAAGACACTAACCTGTATCACAAAGTTACGCCTTTCACAATCCATAAACATATTGATGCCCCAACTCACTGTTGACATCATTTTGTCTCTCACTGTGGAAAAGCTTAACTGATCCCTGGGAGTAAAACGATCAACTTCATTGAACCATAGACAGGTAAATAGATTTGTGATGGGAATGTGCTCCTTTACGATGACACAACCTTCAGGAACATCTGCAGAAACACattcataaaacaaaatatttgacaGGGAAAACACAACAGACCAGCGTCTGCAAACAAATATGTAAAATACCTACATTTATAAACATCTATAAagttattaatgaaaacatgaATGCAAAAATCATGCACCTACCACTTGTTATTGGAAGCTTAGCCAGAGAATATGGTGTTAAGCCCTCCCTTCTATAAAACTCAATCTGGTAGTCAATAGAGGCATTGTCGTATTTCCCAGCAGCTTTATTAGCTTCAGCCTCTTCAAAAACATCAAAGCGTTTATAGTGTCTTGAGATGGCAAAATTAGCATTTTCACGCCACAAAAACCTGAATGAGATTTTGGGGATTGAAATATCAAGGTTAGACTTTATATTTCCTATGAAGCTCAGAGAAGCACATCCATGTGTCCCATGCATGAACATCAATGCCACAGTGCTTCAAAATAAACCTGAGACAAAATAAAGCAGGTGCCTTCCTTTATTGGATTCTGAGGCCAGAGTAGATCTCATGAGACCCACCCATTATTACTACAGACAATACATAAATTACAAAAAGAGAAGTGTGTACCCGATCAAGAGGATATATGCAATTATATCACTCGCATCCATTAACATCAGCAATGATATATACATACTCTAGAAGAAAAGACATCAAGATATAGTATATTTCATTGACATTATACGTTATATTAATAAGATACcttcttattgaaaaaaaaaaaaatatacattataaAAGTTGAAGCAGAAAAAAGCTAGTGAGCAGTAAATATGCAATCACACCACCTGGGTTAATGAACATTCTAAGAAACCTAATGAAATATGTCTGCCAACTCTCTGCTTTCTGAATCTGTACGGTATCTTAGCCATACAGGAAATCCAAAATCTGTATAACAACACTAATTCAGGCTCCCACATACCAAGAAATGAGAGGCTAACAAAAACAGAAGATGGATGTACCTCTCAAGAATTTGATATGGATCCACAACAAGCTGGAGCTTTCCATCGATCCATATGGAATACCGAACATTGGGGAAGATCCTATGCAATAGAAGCTTTGGAACCTGTCATAAATACTTAAGAGGGTCAACAACATCAAACACACTTgagttttttcacaaaattttcccAGAATTGATTTCGAGGACACCCAGCATCACAACTGTAACAAAAAGTAATCAAGGTTTTAGGTCAAGcccccattttcttcttctctccccttcaaaaaaaaaaaaggggaaaaaaggaaCTGTCAGCACATAATCTCATCAACGTCATTTCCCTCCATGCATTTCTCTATCTGATAACTTGAAAAGAACATAATTAGTTAAATGGTGTCATATCACAATCTCCTGTCTGCAGATCTGCTATGATATAACATCATCCATACAAGAAAAGAGAGGGGGAGGGTGGTCTAATAACCAAGAAAACTACAAATTTTCAAGAcgcagaagaagaaaacaaagaaacaaagaaaatacataatttatctGAGCTACATTTTAGTATAGAccgaaacaaaagaaacaaattttccaaaagaaagtagagagaccTTTCCATTACGTCTTGGATCAGTGTATGGAATATTATGAACGACAATAATTCTCCATAAACCAATCCTCTTACTGCTGTCCAAGACACTAGAATTCTTCATATAAGCTTCAGTCTCTTCAtcaataaacatataaaaacgAACATTTTTCCTTGCCGCTTCACTAATGTTCTTGGGCTGCTGTATAATGTCATAGTTTCCTAAAAAAAGGTGCACTCATAAGGAATAGAAAAGTATATGCGTAGAATCAAGTAGATCTTTACAAAGTGTCTTATACTAAGCAATACCAAATATGGCTGATGCAACCATAACCTCATGAAACTGCTCCAACTCTAGAAGGTCAGCTTCATCAATATCAAATCCACTCTGGTGACCGGGTTTGCTTCCCTTAACAAAtctgttaaaaattaaaattaatgcaCCAACAGAGGAGGACAGGAAGGAGGATGCATTTagctgaaaaaaaataaacagaaaacaCTGCAGACAATGGAAGATAATCTAGCTAAAATGAACCAATAGGAACGAAACCTAAACCTACCCACAGTGCACTGCCATTGACTCTTTTATTTCAAAGGACTCATTCCTCTGCTTTAAAGAAGGATATCCACCAAAGTCAGAGCCTCCATGAGTCTCGGTTTTGATAGGATTTTCATCACGGATATATGTCAAATTACGTAGCACTGGTGAAGCTGATGGGGAGCTTGGCATACTAGCTATAGCCTGCTCTACAGGGAGATAACATACTGGGCAtgctgaaaataaaatgaaaagaagaagttATCAATGAATATTTTACCAGAACAAATTTTAGATGTGGGCTGTAGCCAGTACTTTATATGTTCTTGACAATCAGTTTTACACTGAAATTACAAGTGTGTGGGTGCAAGAAATTCATTAACAATACAATATGCAAGAAAACCTCAAACTTACGGCGTGGTCCAATCCTTTTACTACCAGCTGGTGGGGGAGGAGGAAACACAAAATTTCCACAAAGATGGCCCGATGAAGGGTTAGACCATGTAACACTTGTAGCTGTTGCACTAGAAGtagtaggaggaggaggaggaaaagaTGAAGCTTGACTTTGATCATTTCCTTTCAAAGAGATCTCTTCAAAATAATTCTTATTCCCATGATTATCTTCTACTCCTGGTGGATTTGAAGATAGAGGATAATCTGACCGATAAGGTGTCATGCTTCCAATGTGTGAAGTGATGTTCGATTCTGGTGCATCACCATTCAAAAACCAAACCAGTAAATAGGGAGAATATATGACGATCAAAAGAAATCAATAAGTAGCACAATGAAAATTCACAAAAGCTAATTGAGACCTAGCAATCACAAGTGTGCCTAAAAAATATTGCTTCAGCTACACAATGACAAGATGCGTCAACTCCATCAGATCATATTTTGTCTCataaagagggaaaaaaatgatagCGCCTCCTAACTATATTGTAAAGCCTCCCACACATCAGCATAATTACAGGTGGCAATAATTCCAGTTATAAATGACTATcgaagaaaaatacaagaatgGGGATAGGAAAACAAACCTTTATTAACCGTAAAGGAACCGAATACAAAAACCAAAAGAGCGAGGACAATCAAGAGGAGCATCGCAACCCTCCTTCGACCAACGTATCGGCAAATAAATGGGAGAAGCTTTTCCTTCTCCCTTGAACTAGAAAGAAGCATCTTAGAAGGTTTTCGCGCCTGAGAAGTCTGCAAGGTACCGTTCTGTATCTGTTGTTGAAGTGATCCATAACTCCCCGTACGTAAACCCAATGACCCTCCAGTCATTGTATCTTGAGACCCACAAGTTTGGGTTTCATCTCCTTTCTACTTTACACAACCCTCTCATTCACAAAATCCTAAGTTGTCTTCTAACACTGATTTCCAAAATGCCACGACCAAATCCAAATTCAATACCAACTCACAAATCCCATCCCCAAATGGTCCACCGATTCACTGAAATCTCCAATGTACAGCAACACATTCTCAAACCCACCATTATTTTTGCAGATTTATGTTCATAAACACCAGGCCACCTAACCCACAATTCCTTCTAAACGCTAAATCTCAAAATCGCAATGATCACTTCCAAGCTTTTtaattccaaatttccaatgaCAGAATCCATGAATCCCGAAAATCAGACCCACTTCTCAGTTTGCACTCAACATCGAAACATACGATCTCAAAatggtgatttattttttttattattaaaaaaaccataGACAGAAACAGTTCCAATTTACATCAAATCGAACTGCTTCGAAGTTTCGAGTCTATCCAAAAAATCGAAGGCTCAACGTTCAATGTTCAAACGGAAATTCAATAATGGGGGGCGGAGattcagacaaaaaaaaaaaacaaaaaaacttacCACTACGCCAAATTTCCAATGGGCTCCAAATCAAAATCCTAGACACCTTTTTTCCTGAACTGGGTTTTTATCTTGTACCCAAATTCTAGGGTTTCGGTGTgaaaattttgttatgaaaactCTTTCTTCTGTAGGATTAGCTTccgcatctctctctctatccacgtttttttattatttttagtactCATTATTTACCATGAGCATAAAATTCCACATTCtacttgtaaaagaaaaaaaccacattctaatattttatcttatttataaaaCCCAAAGGAaactttaatattataaaacatgGGCTGTATTTGAATTTggatcaaaattatatttcaacaCTAATGTATGGCTAAATGACAGGTCATGACGAATCACTTACTAAACATGCAAATTTATTTGTACCCAATCTTGGGTTTCTGCAAACTCTtataatcataatttcttttttaaaatattttaattataaataaattttataaaataaatctaacgtatcatatcaaattatatatttaattttataaactatttttgtagagatttaaatctaaaattttttatatttttgtattgtgattatatatattttaatattattattatatttacaaaaaaaaaagagaaaatttataaatttttaccgTATGATGTGATGTGTTACATTTATTTCGTAAATTAGACGCATCTATCGATTCATGtaagtttataaaaatgatttattgtaTTTGTCTTCGTATGGTTTCCAtttctattttataaacttatatattgcacattcaatttttttttttttgttggaaaaaTTTTACTCACCACCCCTAAATCATacacttatcttttattttttatttttttattttttctttaatatatgtCCGgtgtaaagatgatgaataaaataatcatttttattgatTATCATCGTTAGTCTAATTCTAACCGTATTTAATTTTCTAAAGTACTTAGAGCATGCAATTAATCAGTTTTGACAATTCATTAtctattatgtaaaatattaattgatGGTTATAGATGTATTTTTCACGAAGAGggaatattattaattgatggttaaaatgtatttttcataaagagataataataataataataataataataataataaataagaattcGGTGTTCGATGTTCGTCATAACTTCTTGTGTATGACGGGCCGACGGACTAAGTCAGTCCAAAGGCCGAAGCTTGTATAGCAAAATGGGCCGACCCGAGTTTAGGAAAGCTGTGGCTTGCTAGAATTGGGAAAGCCCTTTCCCATTTCACATGAAGTTGGACTCCCATAAATGCCTGGTTGTCTCAAACGTCCCTCTCCAAGCCATCCCCCAAAACccaatattatttaaacaataattttacGTGCAGTcactttcataatttttatacattttattaatgtggttgattatgtcatttttttaatataaaataattatattagtcaATCAGATCGgtgaaatacacaaaaaatacataaaaattattatatgtaGCAtaactcttatttaaaatacaaagaaaaatgagagagaaccATCTCAAATAAATGATTAACCTATCGATATTGGGTAGTGCATGAGCAACACATGGAGTTTTCCCCAGGCATGAcccttttttcattttttttttttcgataatgattttaattaatgcTTACTTATTTTTACCCCACTTTCCTTTGCATCATGGCTGCTTTTTAACTTGACATGATTGGCTATCTAATGACACCCACCACCAGAAAAAAACTAGCCACTCTCTGTATATTTCCGTGCCACCTAATTTTTCCTTTCTGTCAAACACCATCTTTGAAAGCTGCATTTATGGGTGTAAATCGGTCCAGTACGAGGGGTGAATCGGGTGATAGCCTGGACCGGAACGAAGATATATAGGGATTGAATTGGTAGCTATTAGTCggattaagtttattttttttattattttttttataaataaattattaatatgaattatataaaaaattacctaattattttaattaaatataaatagtagagtatatatgaatatatgacATAAATTGTCTcgtgatttataatttattattaattgataatatgtattattttatattttatatgatcaatgataataaattagataaaaattacatcattaacttatataattattatataaaatttgtagaCTTCGAGATGGGACCGAATTTTTTTGGCCCACAATTCATGGGATCGAGACCGACCTTTTCAGCTTTGGATTGGTTTGGTCCAGACTGAACCGTTCAACCCGgtcaattttttcaatccaGACCAAACTCCTTACAGCCCTAATTGCATTCTCATTGTCGGTCCCTAAACAAGTAATCCATATTTCTTTGCTTTGTGGAAAAAACATAGACCTGGTTTCACAACTAGGCCGGCTAGGGTCTTTGTTCTTTGTGAACAGTATTATAACTTTCAAACATTGAGCATTCACATTGGCATATTCATCTgtatatataaagtcatatttgcataatatgagtCTAAATTTCTCTACATTGAATTATGGATCTCTAAATATTTGCATAGTTACGAACAATAACTATACAAATTTGGAAATCTATCGTTCACtccacaaaaatatattttactaattcattctctctcctcccaccctctctctctccaactccCCAACAAGATTATTTTCATCCCACTTCTCTCCCACAACCCAGTATGTGCTAattgcaaactctataaaaaaagaagacaacaaattaataataataaaataataatattttattattattttactttaaatatatataaactaatgtGAAAGTTTTGTTCGAATGATAAAGTGTATCTctaaaatatgtgattttgcatatgcatacaCACAAACCAATGTAAATGCTCTTAAGAGCATTAACaaatggcctagccattgccaattCTAAATTTTGGCTAAAACATCAAGTTTTGAATATAGTCAAAACATTTGTCTGGGTTAATCTATATTGGACTATACATATTTActttaaaatagtaatataatattatatattttaataatattttacattctttttaatattttacatttttacaaatacacttcatacTTTCTTCAAACTGGATTCAACTACCAGATGCCATAAAATTCAGGCAAAATATATTACATActgttaaaaaatgaaatagaataaattagaaaataataaactatttatcaaaattgaaatgaataatatagactttcaaataattagataatacaaacattaaaataaggaatatatttttgaaatgaatGTAAgatattacaaaacaaaaaaggcgTGAAAAGTAacatttatgtatataatatataatggatcaaaaaattcaaaatccgCATACCtgatataagattaaaatataatgattgttataaattattaaaatattaatataatgagTGAATAGTATTTAATTAAAGATGACTAGGAAGTTTAATTGTAATTTATATGTTGAGTTTTAAtgatttgactaatctaatatagaagattttactcatatataattatgaaaatgtaTTTACATTTGGTTAATCAATTCCAATGCTCTAAGGCTGTGGTCATTGGTCAGGGCTCATGAGAAGCTTCGCTAAGTGTTAGGCTGCATGGAGACACGAAATACACGGGCCGGAGGAGTGGACCCAGAACAAGCCGTGTCGAGAACtcagagagaagagagggagggaggggtcCCGGTAGAGTTGTTTGATTGATTGTCCGAGTGGGAGAAGACTGCCATAAATTTCGTAGAGGTGCATGATTATGTGGATAACTGTTCATTATTTAA
This genomic window contains:
- the LOC108992746 gene encoding uncharacterized protein LOC108992746, which encodes MGSSGFFLICIPHSLIALTCGALMMFYSNEVSVFGHGSEIARKLQGSTPQDQLLIRTSDSFSGLLLFTIGLLLFMVSFVKDREFQSFFAKGCVLLHISMAVWRVYFERKLEDLARDWPRQVVGDIALALSWVFFLMYSWREKYD
- the LOC108992766 gene encoding uncharacterized protein LOC108992766 gives rise to the protein MTGGSLGLRTGSYGSLQQQIQNGTLQTSQARKPSKMLLSSSREKEKLLPFICRYVGRRRVAMLLLIVLALLVFVFGSFTVNKESNITSHIGSMTPYRSDYPLSSNPPGVEDNHGNKNYFEEISLKGNDQSQASSFPPPPPTTSSATATSVTWSNPSSGHLCGNFVFPPPPPAGSKRIGPRPCPVCYLPVEQAIASMPSSPSASPVLRNLTYIRDENPIKTETHGGSDFGGYPSLKQRNESFEIKESMAVHCGFVKGSKPGHQSGFDIDEADLLELEQFHEVMVASAIFGNYDIIQQPKNISEAARKNVRFYMFIDEETEAYMKNSSVLDSSKRIGLWRIIVVHNIPYTDPRRNGKVPKLLLHRIFPNVRYSIWIDGKLQLVVDPYQILERFLWRENANFAISRHYKRFDVFEEAEANKAAGKYDNASIDYQIEFYRREGLTPYSLAKLPITSDVPEGCVIVKEHIPITNLFTCLWFNEVDRFTPRDQLSFSTVRDKMMSTVSWGINMFMDCERRNFVIQAYHRDLLEQMPPPVGRIIHSPAALPVYNPMVRPPMKKIIRRRGDRKSGQKRHRKVVAGHRDNNPF